One genomic window of Ciona intestinalis unplaced genomic scaffold, KH HT000542.1, whole genome shotgun sequence includes the following:
- the LOC100186755 gene encoding vacuolar protein sorting-associated protein 33A codes for MSVGNNSAPHLSGSCVNFGLIRDEARRELVHLLDKCHGSKALVWDQELTEQFGLVAEYSLLKEREVDRMFPLRTPRLPKSSVQHIIFVTRPVISLMDVIASNIRKEEEGDGFGRKEFHIFFVPWKSFLCVQKLEDLGVYGALTNIEDYHLDLIALDSDVLSMENHLNFYDNNISEDGTSLYLAAKAITRIQKQYGQIPMIYGKGKSCKAICSLLQKMWSEQGDVVGDEHPQIDRLLIIDRTADLITPLVTQLTYEGLIDEAYGISNTSASFPPEKFQTTSKSEDLMTEKKKIVLTSKDDLFTILRNCNFNAVGPTLKKQAKSISEKYEERHTAKTVGEMKQFVSHLPQMQQAKASLAVHTNIAELIKEFTDEDDFMESLSTQQEFLNGIGTDKVNPYIEDCLFRKQPIVQVLRLICLQCQTNNGLKPKVLEYYKREIVQTYGYKHLITLNKLEKCGLMCGTGTSWNYNTVRKSLRLVVDDINEKEPQDIAYVHSGYAPLSIRLAEILSHPGWRSIDEVLRIIPGPTVSGLQQFKPKKKWQGSINSEGSSPNTVTLVFFVGGVTYAEVSALRFLSAKNDGHEYLTATTNFVNGNTLIQSMVEPD; via the exons atgtctGTGGGAAATAACAGTGCACCACATTTGAGCGGGAGTTGTGTTAACTTTGGATTAATTAGAGACGAAGCAAGACGAGAACTTGTGCATCTTTTGGACAAATGCCATGGTAGTAag GCTTTAGTATGGGACCAAGAATTGACGGAGCAATTTGGTTTGGTGGCTGAATATTCCTTGTTAAAAGAACGAGAAGTGGATAGAATGTTCCCGTTACGAACACCCCGGCTTCCAAAATCATCAGTTCAGCACATCATCTTTGTAACGAGGCCGGTGATTTCTTTAATGGACGTAATCGCATCAAATATAAGAAAGGAAGAAGAAGGAGATGGTTTTGGGAGAAAAGaattccatattttttttgttccatGGAAGAGTTTTTTATGCGTACAGAAGCTAGAG GATCTTGGAGTGTATGGAGCGCTTACAAATATTGAAGATTATCATCTTGATCTAATTGCGCTCGACTCTGATGTTTTATCCATGGAGAACCATCTAAATTTCTATGACAACAACATCAGTGAAGATGGAACTTCTCTTTATTTGGCTGCAAAAGCAATCACTCGTATACAGAAGCAGTACGGACAAATTCCAATGATTTATGGGAAAGGAAAGTCatgtaaa GCAATCTGTAGCCTTCTTCAGAAAATGTGGAGCGAGCAGGGGGATGTGGTAGGCGATGAACATCCTCAGATTGATCGTCTCCTGATCATTGATAGAACTGCTGACTTGATAACTCCTCTCGTAACGCAGCTAACATATGAAGGGTTAATTGATGAAGCTTATGGGATAAGCAACA caAGCGCTTCATTTCCGCCTGAAAAGTTTCAAACCACCTCAAAGTCAGAAGACTTAATGACAGAGAAGAAGAAGATAGTTTTAACATCCAAAGATGATCTTTTCACCATCCTTCGTAACTGCAACTTCAATGCTGTTGGACCAACTCtgaaaaaacaagcaaaaagtATTTCAGAAAAGTATGAG GAGCGACACACAGCCAAGACAGTTGGAGAAATGAAACAGTTTGTTTCTCATCTTCCACAAATGCAACAAGCAAAAGCCTCGTTAGCTGTTCATACCAACATAGCTGAACTTATAAAGGAATTCAcag aCGAAGATGACTTTATGGAATCTCTCAGCACTCAACAAGAGTTTTTAAATGGTATTGGAACAGATAAAGTGAATCCATATATTGAGGATTGCCTCTTTCGTAAACAACCTATTGTACAAGTTCTTCGACTTATTTGTCTTCAGTGCCAAACTAATAATGGGTTGAAACCAAAGGTGTTGGAATATTACAAACGTGAAATTGTGCag ACGTATGGTTATAAACACCTGATCACTTTAAACAAGTTGGAAAAATGCGGATTGATGTGTGGTACTGGTACTTCATGGAATTACAACACTGTTCGTAAATCATTGAGACTTGTGGTGGATGATATTAATGAGAAG GAACCTCAAGACATCGCTTACGTACACAGCGGGTACGCTCCGTTGAGCATCAGACTCGCTGAGATCCTCTCCCATCCAGGATGGAGGAGCATTGATGAAGTCCTCCGGATAATTCCTGGTCCCACCGTCTCCGGACTTCAACAGTTTAAACCTAAAAAGAAAT gGCAAGGAAGCATTAACAGCGAAGGCAGTTCTCCAAACACAGTCACACTTGTGTTTTTCGTTGGTGGCGTGACATATGCTGAAGTATCAGCGCTGCGGTTTCTCTCGGCGAAAAACGACGGTCACGAATACCTCACCGCAACAACGAACTTTGTGAATGGAAACACGTTGATCCAATCAATGGTTGAGCCGGACTAG
- the LOC108950662 gene encoding uncharacterized protein LOC108950662 — protein METCKQRKPLLKPKHRLNETSKMNRRSCMLDVLPPINKHHTTAGNSRQHNLTNKKKGLPLSKDATVLFNTDLSEYIKRPSYFCHPVVIPTTKANNQRQESGSMTSQSLHSETSSSAAMNENVTGPTTCTQKQPSQNNSNCKSKATSTGSSLNKWFRVSKNFVSFCEAEGYNLKSPLNIRVTSSLSGPKKFGRIAAKRTLSAIPEDEALPENFRRNGKETDKNHIAFIKRKKAKEKRSVIKDAARCSAAKGQVASSIALSYILKQPERNSKQSLPPLRKIPLLTSFDNVWEPSSSLVTRR, from the exons ATGGAAACCTGCAAGCAACGAAAGCCGTTATTAA AACCGAAGCATCGTCTAAACGAGACAAGCAAAATGAACCGGAGAAGTTGTATGCTAGATGTTCTACCACCGATAAATAAACATCATACAACTGCGGGAAACTCACGCCAACATAATTTAACCAACAAGAAAAAG GGGTTACCACTTTCGAAGGACGCTACGGTTTTGTTCAATACTGATCTATCTGAATACATTAAGAGGCCATCATATTTTTGCCACCCGGTCGTTATACCAACAACAAAGGCCAACA ACCAGCGTCAGGAGAGCGgtagtatgacgtcacaatccctTCATTCTGAAACCAGTTCGTCAGCGGCGATgaacgaaaatgtaacaggaCCGACGACTTGTACACAAAAACAACCTTCCCAAAATAATTCGAATTGTAAAAGTAAAGCAACCTCAACGGGAAGCTCATTAAACAAATGGTTTCGGGTGTCAAAAAACTTCGTCTCGTTTTGTGAGGCGGAAGGTTATAACCTGAAATCACCACTAAACATTCGCGTTACGTCTTCGTTAAGTGGGCCGAAAAAGTTTGGAAGAATTGCAGCCAAACGAACGTTGTCCGCCATTCCTGAAGACGAAGCACTTCCGGAGAACTTTCGAAGAAATGGGAAAGAAACTGACAAGAATCATATAGCTTTTATAAAACgtaaaaaagcaaaagaaaAACGATCGGTAATCAAAGACGCCGCCCGCTGTTCAGCAGCAAAAGGCCAAGTAGCTTCTTCCATTGctttaagttatatattgaAACAGCCAGAACGTAATTCTAAGCAGTCGCTACCTCCGCTGAGAAAAATACCTCTTTTGACTTCCTTTGACAACGTATGGGAACCAAGTTCTAGCCTTGTCACCAGAAGATAG
- the LOC100176528 gene encoding ADP-ribosylation factor-like protein 8B-A has protein sequence MFAFFGKLLDWFKSLFWKEEMELTLVGLQHSGKTTFVTVISSGQFNEDMIPTVGFNMRKVTKGNVTIKVWDIGGQPRFRSMWERYCRGVNAIVYMVDSADTEKIEASRNELHNLLEKPQLQGIPVLVLGNKKDLPQSLDEKELIERMNLAAIQDREICCYSISCKEKDNIDITLQWLTQHSKAGGS, from the exons atgtttgcattttttggaaaacttcTTGACTGGTTTAAATCTCTTTTCTGGAAGGAAGAAATGGAGCTTACTTTGGTTGGGTTGCAACACTCGGGAAAAACAACATTCGTAACTGTAATATCT TCGGGTCAATTCAATGAAGACATGATTCCAACTGTTGGTTTTAACATGAGAAAAGTAACAAAGGGAAATGTTACCATAAAA GTGTGGGATATTGGTGGCCAGCCCCGATTCAGGAGCATGTGGGAGCGATACTGCAGAGGGGTGAATGCAATTGT ATACATGGTGGATTCTGCGGACACAGAAAAAATTGAAGCTTCCAGAAATGAACTCCATAATTTACTTGAAAAACCTCAGTTACAAGGAATTCCT GTTCTAGTGCTGGGAAATAAGAAAGATCTTCCTCAATCGCTTGATGAGAAGGAATTAATTGAACGAAT GAATCTTGCTGCTATCCAAGACCGAGAAATATGTTGTTACTCAATTTCATGCAAAGAAAAAGACAACATTG ACATAACGCTACAGTGGTTAACACAGCATTCAAAAGCTGGCGGCAGTTAG
- the LOC100181990 gene encoding D-arabinitol dehydrogenase 1, whose product MQAVWWLGEKSDLSFKDKMKIPEVLKENDVKIKVAYSGVCGSDFHIMKGEMGKFSGKQDGVILGHEFSGTVVSVGDAVKELKMGDLVCVNPNECCGACQWGRESNPHFCESNLCVGISMNGGWAEYCIAPIEKVYKLPDNVNLMQGALTEPYSCVLRGWRQLGDLPEKDARILVQGAGIIGCLFCTLLHHHGFTNVTVAEINEERRKLCADMKLGFDVVHPQEIDLKFKGKDTDYHGYYVVIDCTGNTKAVEKAFTLCRRGATICIFGCCPAGETMAVEPFQIYWKELKIVSCFTNPKCFEGALELLKVLADKGYLVYEKLGIKMFDLKQYENAFGSLKAGTASKAVFKVDG is encoded by the exons ATGCAAGCTGTATGGTGGCTGGGAGAAAAATCTGATTTGTCTTTTAAagacaaaatgaaaataccCGAAGTCTTGAAGGAAAATGACGTAAAAATTAAAGTCGCTTATTCAG GAGTGTGTGGTTCAGACTTTCACATTATGAAAGGGGAAATGGGAAAATTTTCTGGCAAGCAAGATGGAGTGATATTGGGCCATGAGTTTTCTGGGACGGTTGTTTCAGTTGGTGATGCTGTAAAAGAATTGAAA ATGGGTGACCTGGTGTGTGTAAATCCAAATGAATGCTGCGGTGCTTGTCAGTGGGGACGAGAATCGAATCCACATTTTTGTGAATCCAACCTTTGTGTTGGCATCAGCATGAATGGGGGATGGGCAGAGTATTGCATTGCTCCAATTGAAAAG GTCTACAAACTGCCAGACAATGTTAACCTAATGCAAGGCGCTCTTACTGAACCGTATTCATGCGTTCTTCGTGGATGGAGACAACTTGGTGATCTTCCGGAAAAAGATGCAAGAATCCTTGTTCAAGGAGCAGGTATCATTGGGTGTTTGTTCTGCACACTTCTGCATCATCATGGCTTTACTAATGTCACTGTTGCGGAAATAAATGAGGAAAGAAGAAAACTTTGTGCAG acATGAAACTTGGATTTGATGTTGTTCATCCTCAAGAAATTGATCTCAAGTTTAAGGGGAAAGACACCGATTACCATGGTTACTATGTTGTTATAGATTGTACAGGAAATACTAAAGCTGTGGAAAAG GCATTTACTCTTTGTCGCCGTGGTGCAACTATTTGCATATTTGGATGTTGCCCCGCTGGTGAGACCATGGCTGTGGAACCTTTTCAAATTTACTGGAAAGAGTTGAAGATAGTCAGTTGTTTCACCAACCCAAAGTGTTTTGAAGGGGCATTGGAGCTTTTGAAGGTTCTTGCTGATAAAGGATATCTTGTGTATGAGAAacttggtataaaaatgttcGACTTAAAGCAGTACGAAAATGCTTTTGGTTCTTTGAAAGCAGGAACTGCTTCTAAAgctgtttttaaagttgatgGTTAG
- the LOC100184356 gene encoding D-xylulose reductase A-like, with protein sequence MEGLWWLGSEKQLSLKGDLSIPVVNSQQDVKVQVAFSGVCGTDFHYMQPGQMGKLSAKFDGVILGHEFSGVVTEVGAGVTHVKVGDNVAVDPNNCCGVCHWSVQRNPHFCEVNKAIGVHTNGGWAKYCVVPAKGVYKLPGNLSLMQGALTEPYSCVLRGWRQLGDLPEKDARILVQGAGIIGCLFCTLLHHHGFTNITVAEINEGRRKLCADMKLGCDVVHPQEIELKLAGKNVDNEGFHMIIDCTGNPTAVEKMFDYARRGATVSMFGCCPAGKKITIEPFQVYWKELKIVGSFTNPLCFADTINLLEELEKKKLLDFNKLGIKVFSLKDYNNAFQVLKTGDASKVVFQLD encoded by the exons ATGGAAGGCTTGTGGTGGTTAGGTTCagaaaaacaactttcattGAAAGGGGATCTCTCTATACCTGTGGTTAACTCGCAACAAGATGTAAAAGTGCAAGTTGCATTTTCAG GTGTTTGTGGGACCGATTTCCACTATATGCAACCAGGACAAATGGGAAAGTTATCTGCCAAGTTTGATGGTGTCATTCTTGGACACGAGTTTTCTGGAGTAGTAACTGAAGTTGGTGCAGGAGTGACACATGTTAAA gTTGGTGATAATGTAGCAGTGGATCCTAACAACTGCTGTGGGGTATGTCATTGGTCCGTTCAAAGGAATCCACATTTTTGTGAAGTGAACAAAGCTATCGGAGTCCATACTAATGGGGGTTGGGCAAAATATTGTGTGGTACCAGCCAAGGGG gtCTACAAACTGCCAGGTAATCTTAGCTTAATGCAAGGAGCTCTTACTGAACCGTATTCATGCGTTCTTCGTGGATGGAGACAACTTGGTGATCTTCCAGAAAAAGATGCAAGAATCCTTGTTCAAGGAGCAGGTATCATTGGATGTTTGTTCTGCACACTTCTGCATCATCACGGCTTCACTAACATTACTGTTGCGGAAATAAATGAGGGGAGAAGAAAGTTGTGTGCAG ATATGAAGCTTGGGTGTGATGTGGTTCATCCACAAGAGATTGAGTTAAAGTTGGCTGGTAAAAATGTTGACAATGAAGGCTTTCATATGATCATTGATTGCACTGGGAACCCAACAGCTGTTGAAAAG atgTTTGATTATGCTCGGAGAGGAGCTACTGTCAGCATGTTTGGATGCTGCCCTGCTGGTAAGAAGATAACAATAGAGCCGTTCCAAGTTTATTGGAAAGAGCTGAAAATTGTTGGGTCATTTACCAATCCACTTTGTTTTGCTGATACCATCAATTTGCTTGAAGaattggaaaaaaagaaactaCTGGATTTTAACAAACTTGGTATCAAGGTGTTTTCACTGAAAGATTATAACAATGCATTTCAAGTCCTCAAAACAGGAGATGCATCTAAAGTTGTTTTTCAGTTGGATTGA
- the LOC100184310 gene encoding endoglucanase 13-like — protein MFGLLWLSLTVIALIGKCNAITDPVFYIEGNGWENNTHAGYIGHFKIRLTEEMPKWWIALVFPVPIPYFEAWQGTAFKQSFDMKIHYMKETRWNGHQYPGMVMDQRYMAEFPKERGVDYTEHHGPRPAIVFRHKVYIPSQTINEEHPMVVHDLADYRPNLPSYLELLPVLTITTPAPSTTSPRPTRGENSGMFWWVRTLSPPLTTTTQTTTTTTTTTAPTTTTPYRVEISCLDSVRIRRSRCIHQIIIPQDCYLPQCSASNPDRFNAAQCWQSKGFCWCVDPYNGMRTERRFVFIRNVRTLGCLAGLTSTASTTTTTVPNIAPTPQSPSAALPRPPFTPRNNYDYNLVIHNSLLFFEAQRSGDIGSNSRIRWRFPAHMTDGFDCGVDLSGGYYVSGDYVKYGFPTASAMTMLAWGYLEFPDAYDESGETRYLREALKWGTDYFIKAHVSSNKFVGQVGLSDLENSFWLRPQDMTVDRPCYNVTDRKPGSDLLAETAAAMAATAKVFMVSGNSSNDPYVQTLLQHARQLYDFAKTSRGTYSLSIRPAADHYPSNAYTDELVWAALWLYEATNERRFLADAGRFYDEFGLNEAKTEVSWDLKTTPVQLLLTKHAYRSGATSRAEDYLDKVTQFCEYSLNPEESIHTPQGLLYINQWGTTRYACNAAFVCLVASKLPALDQNLKRTYRKFAEDQIDYVLGKTGRSFVVGHGSNYPTQPHHRASSCSMAGMCGWTSYHSNSSNPQLLQGALVGGPDSTDQFTNDRSDYRSNGVSIDYNAGFQGAVAGIRGVFNQNYRTNHQFASLNSITFFLKDN, from the exons ATGTTTGGACTATTATGGCTATCGTTAACTGTTATAGCACTTATTGGAAAGTGCAATGCTATTACGGATCCCGTATTTTAT ATAGAGGGCAACGGTTGGGAAAACAATACACATGCCGGTTACATCGGACATTTTAAAATCCGTCTAACCGAGGAAATGCCGAAATGGTGGATTGCCCTTGTCTTTCCTGTACCTATACCTTATTTTGAG GCTTGGCAAGGCACAGCTTTCAAACAAAGTTTTGATATGAAGATCCATTATATGAAGGAAACCAGATGGAATGGTCATCAATACCCAGGAATGGTCATGGACCAACG ATACATGGCTGAGTTTCCGAAAGAACGTGGAGTAGATTACACCGAACACCATGGTCCCAGACCAGCCATCGTTTTCCGACACAAGGTCTACATACCAAGCCAAACTATAAACGAAGAACATCCGATGGTTGTACACGACCTTGCGGAC TACAGACCAAATCTCCCATCGTACCTTGAACTGCTACCAGTACTTACAATTACAACACCAGCACCAAGCACCACATCGCCACGACCAACTCGAGGTGAAAATAGTGGAATGTTCTGGTGGGTACGAACATTGTCACCTCCCTTAACAACTACAACACAGACAACAACAACGACTACCACGACGAcagcaccaacaacaactacacCCTACAGAGTTG AAATATCTTGCCTGGACAGCGTCAGAATCCGTAGGAGTCGATGCATTCACCAGATAATAATTCCGCAGGATTGCTATCTCCCACAATGTTCTGCTTCCAACCCGGACCGGTTTAATGCAGCCCAATGCTGGCAGTCAAAGGGCTTCTGCTGGTGCGTGGACCCGTATAACGGCATGAGGACAGAGCGCAGATTTGTTTTCATCCGTAACGTAAGGACATTGGGATGTCTCGCAG GATTAACAAGTACagcatcaacaacaacaacaacggtGCCAAATATAGCACCAACACCACAATCACCTAGTGCAGCTTTACCACGACCACCATTCACACCACGAAACAACTACGATTATAACTTG GTGATCCACAATTCACTTTTGTTCTTTGAAGCTCAACGATCTGGTGATATTGGTTCTAATAGTAGAATAAGATGGAGGTTCCCTGCTCACATGACAGACGGCTTTGATTGTGGGGTTGATTTATCTGGGGGCTACTATGTGT CTGGAGATTACGTGAAATATGGTTTTCCAACTGCATCAGCAATGACAATGCTTGCGTGGGGTTACTTGGAGTTCCCTGATGCTTATGATGAATCCGGAGAAACTCGTTATTTGAGGGAAGCATTAAAATGGGGAACGGATTATTTCATCAAAGCTCATGTTTCGAGTAATAAGTTTGTTGGACAG GTTGGACTGTCGGATTTGGAAAATTCGTTTTGGTTGCGACCACAAGACATGACAGTAGATCGACCTTGCTACAACGTGACTGACAGAAAACCAGGTTCAGATCTGCTGGCTGAAACGGCCGCTGCCATGGCTGCTACCGCTAAAGTGTTTATGGTCAGCGGAAATTCCAGTA ACGATCCATATGTACAGACGTTGCTTCAGCATGCTCGACAACTTTACGACTTCGCCAAAACATCCCGAGGAACTTATTCGCTTTCTATAAGACCAGCTGCCGATCATTATCCATCGAATGC CTACACCGACGAATTGGTATGGGCTGCGTTATGGCTGTATGAGGCAACAAACGAGCGACGATTCCTGGCCGATGCCGGGCGATTTTACGACGAATTTGGCTTAAACGAAGCTAAGACCGAGGTGTCATGGGATTTAAAGACAACACCAGTTCAGTTACTTTTGACTAAACATGCTTACCGCTCAGGCGCTACATCTAGAGCTGAAGATTACCTGGATAAAGTTACTCAGTTTTGCGAATACAGCTTAAACC CTGAAGAATCTATCCACACACCGCAAGGACTGTTATACATTAACCAATGGGGTACAACACGCTATGCTTGCAACGCAGCTTTCGTGTGCCTGGTTGCCTCCAAACTGCCTGCTTTGGATCAGAACCTAAAACGCACTTACAG AAAATTTGCAGAAGACCAAATCGATTATGTTTTGGGTAAAACTGGACGAAGTTTTGTGGTTGGACATGGAAGTAATTATCCCACACAACCCCATCATAGAGCGAG TTCATGCTCCATGGCCGGCATGTGCGGTTGGACTTCTTATCACAGCAATTCAAGCAACCCGCAGCTCTTACAAGGAGCTTTGGTTGGTGGACCTGATAGCACAGACCAGTTCACGAACGATCGATCCGACTATAGATCGAACGGTGTTTCTATTGATTACAACGCTGGTTTTCAAGGCGCTGTAGCAGGTATAAGAGgtgtttttaatcaaaattataGAACTAATCATCAATTTGCTTCTTTGAATTcgattacattttttttaaaggataATTGA